The Fimbriimonas ginsengisoli Gsoil 348 genome window below encodes:
- a CDS encoding Crp/Fnr family transcriptional regulator yields MTEIIDALNSSLLVYGLTPEQIEPIAALGKKANFVAGEHISLIGAHEADLFVIVEGHVNLLTHDSDKLGEVGPAGILGEVSFVDAGPRHAHAVAQGFVTAIKFPARELRAHLSRDRNVGFIVLANLSRLLAARLRNADGRLDALMDLEHDVWHHAL; encoded by the coding sequence ATGACCGAAATCATCGATGCCTTGAACAGCAGCCTGCTCGTGTACGGCCTCACTCCCGAGCAGATCGAGCCGATCGCCGCACTGGGGAAGAAAGCCAACTTCGTAGCGGGCGAGCACATTTCTCTCATCGGCGCCCATGAAGCGGACCTCTTCGTGATCGTCGAAGGGCATGTCAATTTGCTGACCCACGACTCCGACAAGCTGGGCGAGGTTGGCCCGGCGGGCATTCTCGGTGAAGTCTCCTTCGTCGACGCCGGCCCCCGCCACGCCCACGCGGTGGCCCAAGGGTTCGTAACCGCCATCAAATTCCCCGCCCGAGAGCTCCGAGCCCATCTCTCCCGCGACCGAAACGTCGGCTTCATCGTATTGGCGAACCTGTCGCGCCTGTTGGCCGCGAGGTTGCGCAATGCCGACGGCCGCCTCGACGCCCTCATGGACCTCGAGCACGACGTCTGGCACCACGCCTTGTAA
- a CDS encoding nitrilase-related carbon-nitrogen hydrolase, protein MAFKVACVQFAPQKAEVDKNLDTIAEAILQAQDEGAELVLLPEACTSGYFLEGGVLESSLTSAQLQAALWKRVAGKITRPIDVVLGFYENAEGTLYNAALYTELSPKGPRHVGTYRKFFLPTYGVFDEERFVSRGRDLGVYETRLGKIGILICEDVWHGVLPTLCAVHGAQLILIPAASPARGFSGERIENHDRYRRLFVAVAEEHGVYCASAQLCGFEGGKGFIGGSKIVDPTGQVVVEAPVAEGHMIIGDIDTDLVAITRAQSPLLSDLQSAWSDIRRLVGETDF, encoded by the coding sequence ATGGCCTTCAAGGTCGCATGCGTTCAATTTGCTCCCCAGAAGGCGGAGGTCGATAAGAATCTCGACACCATCGCCGAGGCGATCCTTCAGGCCCAAGACGAAGGGGCCGAGCTGGTTTTGTTACCGGAGGCTTGCACCAGCGGCTACTTCCTCGAGGGAGGAGTGCTGGAGTCTTCGCTTACCTCCGCTCAGCTCCAGGCGGCGCTTTGGAAGCGGGTCGCCGGCAAGATCACCCGCCCGATCGACGTGGTTCTCGGTTTCTACGAGAACGCGGAGGGAACGCTCTACAACGCGGCGCTCTACACCGAGCTGTCTCCCAAAGGCCCACGCCACGTGGGCACTTACCGGAAGTTTTTCCTCCCGACGTACGGCGTGTTCGACGAAGAGAGGTTTGTCTCTCGAGGGCGCGATCTGGGGGTTTACGAGACCCGGCTGGGAAAGATCGGCATTCTTATCTGCGAGGACGTGTGGCACGGGGTGCTGCCCACGCTTTGCGCGGTGCATGGGGCGCAGCTCATTCTCATTCCGGCTGCCAGTCCGGCGCGCGGCTTTTCGGGCGAGCGGATTGAGAATCACGACCGGTACCGCCGGCTGTTCGTCGCGGTCGCGGAGGAGCATGGCGTTTACTGCGCTAGCGCGCAGCTCTGCGGATTCGAAGGAGGCAAGGGGTTTATCGGCGGCTCCAAGATCGTGGACCCGACCGGGCAGGTGGTGGTGGAAGCTCCGGTTGCCGAGGGGCATATGATCATAGGAGATATCGACACCGACCTTGTCGCGATCACTCGCGCCCAGTCGCCGCTTCTCAGCGATCTCCAGAGCGCTTGGTCCGATATCCGCCGGCTGGTTGGGGAGACAGACTTCTGA
- a CDS encoding helix-turn-helix transcriptional regulator yields the protein MVRYPPAGWGDRLLTRVERLTALLVLLHDRKRTAETLSDELGVARRTVLRDVQSLTAMGVPVIALSGPNGGYEIPRDATLAPLHLTWREALLLTLAVEGLAKMSDTPFRADRASLVAKLRSIMPESQRDRVAAILDRVELEVPARPQRTPLLEPLLQLAGGWAEIEYDGERRVVRIDRLFADRGLWYVDTIGNGKSRRFRADRITAAVPCPPPERIEEPLPYDDPSHPLVRVRLSPKGVRRAQSDPNLGPHLPENGELAFRCPPDELEWYARYFAGFGEDALVEAPRELIQRILENAKRIESQYAFEGSELAPRASGS from the coding sequence TTGGTCCGATATCCGCCGGCTGGTTGGGGAGACAGACTTCTGACCCGGGTCGAGCGGCTCACCGCGCTCCTTGTGCTTCTCCACGACCGAAAGCGGACCGCGGAGACACTTAGCGACGAGCTCGGAGTCGCCCGGCGAACGGTGCTGCGGGATGTGCAATCGCTGACCGCGATGGGCGTGCCGGTAATCGCCCTGAGCGGGCCGAACGGCGGATACGAGATTCCGCGAGACGCGACGCTGGCCCCGCTTCATCTGACGTGGCGCGAGGCGCTTTTGCTTACGCTGGCGGTGGAAGGGCTGGCGAAGATGTCGGACACGCCGTTTCGGGCGGACCGTGCTTCGCTGGTGGCCAAGCTGCGATCGATCATGCCGGAGTCGCAACGCGACCGAGTGGCGGCGATTCTCGACCGGGTCGAGCTCGAGGTACCGGCCCGGCCCCAGCGGACTCCGTTGCTCGAGCCACTGCTTCAGCTCGCCGGCGGGTGGGCCGAGATCGAGTATGACGGCGAGAGGCGGGTGGTGCGGATCGACCGGCTCTTCGCCGACCGGGGCCTTTGGTACGTCGACACGATCGGCAACGGAAAGTCGCGCCGATTCAGGGCGGATCGAATCACTGCGGCCGTTCCCTGCCCGCCCCCCGAACGAATCGAGGAACCGCTTCCTTACGACGACCCATCCCATCCGCTCGTCCGAGTCCGGCTTTCGCCGAAAGGGGTGCGGCGGGCGCAGAGCGATCCCAACCTTGGGCCGCATCTGCCGGAGAACGGAGAGTTAGCGTTTCGGTGCCCTCCCGACGAGTTGGAGTGGTATGCGCGATACTTCGCGGGTTTCGGGGAAGACGCCCTGGTCGAAGCGCCCCGCGAGCTCATCCAACGAATCTTGGAGAACGCAAAGCGGATTGAAAGCCAATACGCTTTTGAGGGATCGGAACTTGCGCCGCGCGCGTCTGGTAGCTAA